A stretch of DNA from Candidatus Bathyarchaeota archaeon:
TTGTGTGCTCTGGGAAAAAAGAAATTTGCTACTAAACAACATCATTTTGCATTTGGCTTAGTAGAGCTGCCACAGTATAAAATGTCTAGCCGTCGAGGAAGAATAATAGCATTGGACAAAATAATTGATGAGGCGATTAAGATTGCTCATGAAAAGGTATCAGAGCAACATAGGTCTATAAGTAAGAAAGAGGAAGAAAACATAGCAAAGTGTATTGGATTAAACGCTATCAAATATGCTTTGTTATCTGTAGAGCCATCGAAGAATGTTACTTTTACTTGGGACAGAGTTTTAGACTTTAAAAGAAATAGTGCTCCCTTTATTAATTATGCGTCTACTAGAATTCAAGGTATTTTGAGAAAAGTTGGAACAGTGCCTGATGAGATTAAATATGAACTATTGAAAGAGAATTTGGAAAAAGAAATCATACTCTATTTATCACGTTTTCCAGAAATTTTTATAGATTCCTGCGATAATTTACGACCCGATGCTATAGCGAATTATGCTAATCTTTTATCAGAAAGGTTCCACGAGTATTACGAAAAAGTGGATATTTCTCATGTAGATGATGAAGGGTTGAAATTTGCACGGTCTGCATTGATTAGCTCAATTCAAATTGTCTTGAATAATGCCATGAATACGCTTGGAATTGAAATGACCGAAAAGATGTAGATTTCTAATTACAATTAACAAAATGTTGAATATGAAAGTATTAAATATCAAATAATGATTATCAATTTATTCTAGTGAGGAAATATGCCCATAGCTTTTGTTTTAATAAATGCGGAATTGGGAAAAGAAGAAAGTATTCTTGAAGAGCTTAGGAATATCGAACAAGTTAAAGAGGCGCATTTTGTTTATGGAGTCTATGACATTATCGCTAAAGTCGAAGCAGAAAGTATGGATAAGCTAAAGGAGATCGTTACATTCAAGATTAGACGTTTAGGCGACGTAAGAAGTACTTTAACAATGACCGTTGCTGAAGGAATCTAAGAAGGATTTTTTTTTCTTTTTTTTAAATAAATCAGATTTTCGTTACAGGATTCTTAGCCCAAAGCTATCTTTTAATGTCCATTGACTTGATCAATACCTCATCATTTATTTTCCCAAACCTGTAAGTCCTACCACTTTTCTTATTGTTGAGGTATATTACAGCCGGTGCAAAAAGATTGGTATCTATCTTATAGAAATCAAATCCAGCTGCTTTAAAGGTCTCATAGAATGGCTTACCATAATCTTTTGATGTTGATGAAGGCACTTTTGAGCCGATTTCCATAAGCTCTTCATCATTTTCTACATCGACAACATAAGAGGCAATCCCTCCGTAGCACAATGCATCATTTGTCCTTCCCATGCATATAGCTGAGTCCGAGTGTAGCGGAGCTATTGGGGCAATTCCACATCCATAGATTATTTTGTTAACATTGAAACCTACTTCATGTAGCTTGTGAATTCCCGTCTCAACTATTCTTCCAGATATCTGAACTGCGCCTACCATTGAGCAGGTTGGAGCAACAATCGTGTAAAGATTATTCAGTTCAACCTTACATTCATCAGCAATGTACTCCAAAACCTCTATAGGCGGAATTTTATCTGTCTCTAAAAGTATTACTGCGTTTTCGGAGTTGTCCTCGTAACTTATCTCATCATAGAGTTTTTTTGGTTTCAAGGCCAATGCCCTTGCAGGACCAGATCCCATCGCAAAATACTTGTCTTTTTTAATGTTCCAGCCTGCAAATTGAGCGCCTAATGTTGCAATTGTTGGATAACTTGTTTCTACAAAAATTGATGGCAAATTTATATCATTATAATTATTATAGGAAATAGAAGTTTTAGCTAAACCACCCAAACTAGCTTCAGTTACGAAACACCCAGCGCTTTGACCTCCAATGGCTCTTATCCCTGCATCAATTATGGTGGCTTCAGATTCCTTTATCTGCTCAATTCTTAGTAATTCCTTATTCTGTAGAGCATTTTCAATCAGCTTAAGTGCATTACTATTAACACTAATATCTTTGTTCATAACTATCACACCTAAACTTCCATATCGAGATAGTCTTCACAATATTTCAAGCCATCATTTCCCTCTTTTCTAACATACAATCTGCCTTCGCCCTCTTCGTTACCATCGCCAACGAATAGAAAGAATGGGCCTTGGATCTTCTCTTTACCTAATCTAGCACTTCCCCTAACACCTTCAATAGTAAAACTCGGCAATATTTCAGGAATTTTACCATCAATTATTATTTTTCCACCAGACATCTGTGCGCCGGCCCTACAAAGGCAATTTTTGCCAACATAAATTGTACCATTTTTCATGTGCGTTCCTGGATAACCCTCTGAATTTCCCATAATCTGAATGGTTCCTCCTTTCATCCAACATCCGATTTCATTACCGGCATCTCCGTGAATCAAAATCATACCACCTTTCATTCCTTCGCTTTTTCCTCGATAAGAGGCACCTACAAAATCACCAGCATTGCCTTTTACCTCAATCATTCCTCCTTGCATAAATGCGCCTAACCAAGATCCTGCATCCCCACTTACAATTATGCTTCCATCCTTCATCTTGTTGCCAAGGTACACTCCAGCATTTCCATCGATCTGAATGTTTCCCCCACTCATTTTTTGTCCAATTCTTTTTACTTTAGAAACATCTCCAATAATTTTGATATGCAGCTCTTCGATCTTATCTGCTTGCTCACCATTTACATCGAAAATCTCGCAAAGTTTTATTTTCCTATTACCTTCCCAGATCTCTATATTACGAACCTCATCAAGGGATTTGCCAACAATAATATCGGGATTTAGATCTGGAGCATCTACTGGAACTTTTAAGGTCTTTTTAATCTTGAATGTTATTTCGACCATCATTAAACCTCCGCATTGGCTTCAATTTTTTCTGGAATATTCAGATAATCTTCTCCTATTACATAGTTGCTCATTCTGACTGTATAGTGATCTTCAAACATATCCCTAATATTCTCAAGCATGCTACTTTCCAAATCTTTTGAAATATTACTCTTGGCCCAATACGTTCTCCCATCTATGCATTCCAGAATCTCTCCTTTCTTTGAAACTATCTTTCCGCTTTTTATCGTATAATGTGCATTGCTGAAAGCGCTTTTGAGTTTGGGATAATGCGTAGAAGCGTCCATAGTCGAAGGATCGAAATCGTATATCGCAACGTCAGCATCAGCTCCAATACCAAGATGGCCTTTATTCTCTAATCCTAAAGCTTTAGCTGTGGCCGCTCTTGTTACAATCGCTAATTCAGATAATGTATATTCTCTATCCATTCCGGGTAAGTCTAAACGTCTTTTAGCGCTGTTATTGATCTTAGCGAGGGTTTTCTCTCTGGCTTTTTTACTAACTAACCAAGAAATTACTAAGGGATATTTTGTGAAAGGTGCTCCGTTGGGATTATCTGTCGTCATAAAGATTCGCCATGGATCTTTTACCAATAATGCCAGCTCAAGACCTATTCCCCATTGAATTGCATTGACGTAATTACTTCTTCTATATGTAAACGGCACAATTCCAGATCCTGTCTCGGCTTCAACATCACAATTTACCCATTTATTTCCCGATAGTTTATGTAAAAAGAACTGGAATGGACCATCAGCAGTCATTGTTGTCGTATCGCCGAAAGCTATCTGGCCTAGGTCTAGTGTTACATGCTCATGCTTGTTCACATAATCAGCTATTTCCGGTGCGCCAGAACTCAAATTCAGCCAAGAACTGCCCTTGAACCCTGTAAATTGTGTATGAGTGATGTGAATTATCGGCTTGTCTCCTGAATATAAATTGCTTACAGAATCCATAGTTTCGATAGTTGTTTGATAGTTTCCTGGAACGCCTAGATTATTTGTGTGAACATGAATCGTATGAGGAAGATTTAGCATTTTATTGGCCTTGCATAAACCAACAACGATTTCTCTTGGAGTGATACCAAAATTTGGAACTTCATCCTCAAGATTGGTTATAAAATTTCCCCAACCCCAAGCCTCAACTCCTCCTGGATCGACTATCTTAATTGCATATCCTCTAGTAGCTTCAAGCATCCACGAAACATAAGCAGCGCATTCTTCTAATTTATTCTCCTTTAATAGTTCCATGATAAACCAGTTGTTGCCCAGAAGAGTGTAACATGCTTTATCTAAAATTGGAATTTCATTCAACTCTTCATGAGTATGTCTTGCTTTCAAGGGTGGAGCAGCTGCTTCTATTACAGTAGTGTATCCCAGTGTAGAGTAACGATAGCCAGTGGCGAATGTAGATGGAATTGAATGCCCTACTCCTGATCTTTTTATTTTTGTTTTATATTCTACGTCCTTCTCATGGTCCTCTGGTCTTAAAATTCTCCCTGAATTTACTTTGGAACCAGCAATATGTGAATGAATATCCACACCACCTGGCATGACTATCTTTCTAGAAGCATCCAGAACACGAGCTTCTTTTGAGACTTTATCGACTATTTTATCATCCTTGATGGAGATATCCATCTTTTCTCCATCAATATTATTAATGGGATCGAAAACTATACCATTTTTAATTAAAAGTTCAGATGTCAAAAATCTCACTTTCTAATCTTTTTTACTCTCTTGAGTAACTCTTGAAGGATCTCAACGTCTGAAATAATATCATTAGGTGGATCGATGAACTTTCTTGCCTCAAGCACCACACCATCCATCCGATATATACTTCCTTCAGTTTCGATACCAACGTGAGCTGAAGGTATTACTACTTCGGAACAAAGTGTTGTTGGTGTTACATGAGGATCTATAGTTATTAATGGGATCTTTGCCAGATTACGAGCTGCTTGATTTGGAAAGTTTGATATGGGATCTGAGGCTACAACCAAAGCTGCATCGCATTCATCTCGTATCAATATATCTACTGCTGAAGTATCACCAGGATTGTAGAGTGGAAAGCCTTTGCTTAAATCCACTGCGAAAGGGTATCCAGTCTGCCAAGCTGTAACTTGATTTGCTCCTGCGACGTTGAAATGTCCACGCATTGGCATTATAAGGAATTTGGTACGTTTGTTCAATTCTCTAACAAGCGAAAGAGCCATATCGATATTTCTACTCTTACCTGAGCTCATGGTTATACCTAAGCCGAAAAAGATTATTCCGAATTCACAATTGACCATTATGTCCGCTAAATTCTCTATCTCTTCCAATAGTACACCTGCAACTTTGTCCTGTTCTATCTCAAGATCCTTTACTGCAGCCGTTAGAGCTGAAAGCAACTCATAATCTTTGTTGGGTTCAACTTTAATGAAGGAATCTGAGATCTTTGCTGTATCTGTCTTTCTAACATCTACAGTGATAACATTTCTATCTTTTCTTGTTGCTCTGAATCTTCCTTTACTGAGAGCTGAATATCTCATCATATGATTGGGATGAGCATGAACGGGATTGGCTCCCCAATAAATTATCAAATCGGCTCTATGCTTTACTTCACCTAATGTGCATGTTGATTCTCCAACATCCTGTATTCCTATAATGCCTGGACCATGACAAGTACCGGTAGTATTATCTATAACTCCTCCGATGTAATCCGCTAATGCTACCCCAAGCTCAATAGCTTCACAACTGGTTAGACTCCAACCATACAAAATTGGGTACTTTGCATTAGCAAGAATGGCAGCAGCCTTATCAATAGCTTCCGAAAAGGGTGCTTTTGATAATTTATCTCCTTTTCTCACCATCGGAAAATTATTTCTCTCTTTGTTAAAATTCATTAGTTTGCCTAATGACATTGCACACGCATTTTTTGCACGGCTTATATTCCCATCCTTGATTTCTATCTCTAAGTTATCGCAACAACAACCGCAAACTGTACAGATAATATCCTCAAAAATTTTTGAACTCATGAGCAGTCATTTACTTCGAATTATTTCAACAATTTCCTCTATTGTTAGAACTTTTTCCTTCGTCGCAGCCGAAATAGTAGCATTAATTCCTTTGAAAGTCGGCATACCTGTACTATGTGTCTTGGGATCGACTAAGAATTCAGCCCATGGACCATATGGCATGAATGCCATGCCTTTCTCTAAAGCTTGTGTTCCTAATGAAGCTTTGACAACTACGCTCCCAAAATTAGTAATGATTTTGACATTTTGTCCTTTTTCGATACCTAAAACATTCAAATCATCTTGATTTAATTCACAACATGCAACGTTATTTAGATAATCATCTGAGAGTTTTCCTTGTTCCTTAAGTCGACCCTGAATCAAACTTCTTCCAGTTATCAGATTGACTTTAAGTAATTTGGATGTCATTTTGATACCTTTTGAAGGCTAAGATTATTTCGGTTTTTCCATTAACTTCCTCTTTTCAGCTCTAGTTCCATCTTTAGAGTGTGGATTCCTGAACACTGCATCGTTGCTTTTTTCAATTTCTCTAGCTTCGTCAGCGAGCTTTGCTGCTGTACGTATTAATTCATGTGCAGTGGCCACAGTAGCGGTGTATTGTTCCCAATCTTTTTGCTTGAAACAACCTTCAACTGAAAGTTTACCTACCTTCTCAGCCATTTCAAATGCAGCAGCAGCTTTTGCTTTTGCATATGGATTTTGGAAGTTTGCGGCTGAAACACTGACCTCGCTATTTACAACAATTTTTGGTAAGTTTATAGTTTTACCCTTTTTGATCGACTCAACTAAAGCGTCTATCTCATTCATTAGAATATTAAAAACTCCTGTAATCGAAAGAACTCGGATAACATCTGCATTAAACAAGCTCATCTCTATAGTATCCAAGAATTCTCTTCGAGCGCCTATCATCGCATCAGATTCTACAATAATATATCCCATGCCAAGCTCTTCTATCTTCTCTAGAGCTCTCTTAGCTGGGCTATCAGATACAACCACAGCGGGAATCCCCTTTTCTTTGAATTTTTCCATGGCCTTCATTGGTGCTGGTAGAGAAGCATTTGGAGTGGTTAATATTATTAAATTGGGTTTTGGTTCAACAACTTTCTCAGCTATATCACTCGCATGTTTAGGAGTTAACTTCGAGCCAGATCCAAATACTAGTACATCGATGTCTTCTCTCTCAGCTCTCTCATCAAGAATGAATTCTATTAAAGGGGCTGAACCGATATTACCCACTTTTGCAAATCCTATGAGTACTTGTTCCATTTTTTTTTAATCCCCATGATTCTAAAAACAATATTGGTTTTAAATAAAATGATATTGCAAGATAAAAAAGAAGTGGTCTTAGAAAATCGTAAAATTAAACAAGTCGATATTTCTTTAAATTTAAGCTTGATTCAATTGATTTGAGAGGAGAAAAAAGAATGGCTGATGTGGAAATTGAAGATACTTTTGCTGAAGCTTTCCCAATGATTGCTGGAAGAGTTTTGATCACAGCAGAAAACGATGATTGGGCAATGAATTCTGCTAGAAGTGCAACAGGTTTTGCTTCATCGATCATTATGTCCCCAGCAGAAGCGGGAATAGAAGGCCCAAAAGCTTCACCTAAGAAAACACCTGATGGCAGACCAGGTGTGTATATTCAAGTTTATCATAGAACTGGAAGAGAATTTAAAGTGCAGATGCTCACTCGTATTGGTCAATGTATTCTAACATGTCCCACAACAGCAGCTTTTGATGCAATTCCAAAGGCCAAGAAAAGGCTCAAATTGGGTAGAATGATCCGATATTTTGGAGATGGTTTCCAAAAAAAGGATCAAATGGCTGGCAGAGATATCTGGAGAATACCAGTCATGGATGGGGAATTCATAATTGAAGATAAATTCGGAGTTAAAAGAGCTGTTGCAGGAGGCAATTTATTGATAATGGCAAAAGATCAAATGATTGGTCTTGAAGCAGCTGAAAAAGCTGTACATGCAATTAAGGGTTTAGAAGGTGTTATCACGCCTTTTCCTGGAGGAATATGTAGATCAGGTTCAAAATTAGGTTCGATGAAGTATAAACTACTAGCCTCAACAAATCATCCTTTCTGTCCTATACTAAAGAATTCAATAGAAGATTCAATGTTGCCGGCTGGAACTGGTGCTGTTTATGAAATCGTAATAAACGGATTGACTTTAAATCTAGTTAAACGTGCGATGAAGGTTGGTTTAAAGGCGGCAATGGACGTAGAAGGGGTAATAAAAATTACAGCAGTCAATTTCGGTGGTAAGCTAGGTCCGTTCAAAATAAATTTGAAAGAGCTTCTCTGATAAATGTACTGTACAAGCTAATGCTCTTCAGTTCAAAGAACGCTATATAACACTTCACCGCGACTATGTTGTTAGCGATGAATAAGAAGATAAGAACGTCTAAAGCTGATTTCCCTGAGGTCAAAGATAAACTCTAAGATATTATGCTCTTTCTCCTAAAGAGCATCTTGGATACTTGCAGTCTTTACATTCTGGTGGATCAGCTAGAGGTTCAGAAGTGCCCTTTATAGAATCTATAAGCCTTATGCTTGCATTCACTTCTTTTTCTGATCCTTTAATTACAAGAGTTATTGCGCCTTCTGCGCCACCAACTCCTCCTGCACCTATAGGAATTGCTTCTACACCGGTTAAAATCTGAAAGGCTTTTACTTCATC
This window harbors:
- a CDS encoding Lrp/AsnC ligand binding domain-containing protein, with protein sequence MPIAFVLINAELGKEESILEELRNIEQVKEAHFVYGVYDIIAKVEAESMDKLKEIVTFKIRRLGDVRSTLTMTVAEGI
- the mch gene encoding methenyltetrahydromethanopterin cyclohydrolase; this encodes MNKDISVNSNALKLIENALQNKELLRIEQIKESEATIIDAGIRAIGGQSAGCFVTEASLGGLAKTSISYNNYNDINLPSIFVETSYPTIATLGAQFAGWNIKKDKYFAMGSGPARALALKPKKLYDEISYEDNSENAVILLETDKIPPIEVLEYIADECKVELNNLYTIVAPTCSMVGAVQISGRIVETGIHKLHEVGFNVNKIIYGCGIAPIAPLHSDSAICMGRTNDALCYGGIASYVVDVENDEELMEIGSKVPSSTSKDYGKPFYETFKAAGFDFYKIDTNLFAPAVIYLNNKKSGRTYRFGKINDEVLIKSMDIKR
- a CDS encoding formylmethanofuran dehydrogenase subunit C, with product MMVEITFKIKKTLKVPVDAPDLNPDIIVGKSLDEVRNIEIWEGNRKIKLCEIFDVNGEQADKIEELHIKIIGDVSKVKRIGQKMSGGNIQIDGNAGVYLGNKMKDGSIIVSGDAGSWLGAFMQGGMIEVKGNAGDFVGASYRGKSEGMKGGMILIHGDAGNEIGCWMKGGTIQIMGNSEGYPGTHMKNGTIYVGKNCLCRAGAQMSGGKIIIDGKIPEILPSFTIEGVRGSARLGKEKIQGPFFLFVGDGNEEGEGRLYVRKEGNDGLKYCEDYLDMEV
- a CDS encoding formylmethanofuran dehydrogenase subunit A, which translates into the protein MTSELLIKNGIVFDPINNIDGEKMDISIKDDKIVDKVSKEARVLDASRKIVMPGGVDIHSHIAGSKVNSGRILRPEDHEKDVEYKTKIKRSGVGHSIPSTFATGYRYSTLGYTTVIEAAAPPLKARHTHEELNEIPILDKACYTLLGNNWFIMELLKENKLEECAAYVSWMLEATRGYAIKIVDPGGVEAWGWGNFITNLEDEVPNFGITPREIVVGLCKANKMLNLPHTIHVHTNNLGVPGNYQTTIETMDSVSNLYSGDKPIIHITHTQFTGFKGSSWLNLSSGAPEIADYVNKHEHVTLDLGQIAFGDTTTMTADGPFQFFLHKLSGNKWVNCDVEAETGSGIVPFTYRRSNYVNAIQWGIGLELALLVKDPWRIFMTTDNPNGAPFTKYPLVISWLVSKKAREKTLAKINNSAKRRLDLPGMDREYTLSELAIVTRAATAKALGLENKGHLGIGADADVAIYDFDPSTMDASTHYPKLKSAFSNAHYTIKSGKIVSKKGEILECIDGRTYWAKSNISKDLESSMLENIRDMFEDHYTVRMSNYVIGEDYLNIPEKIEANAEV
- a CDS encoding formylmethanofuran dehydrogenase subunit B, giving the protein MSSKIFEDIICTVCGCCCDNLEIEIKDGNISRAKNACAMSLGKLMNFNKERNNFPMVRKGDKLSKAPFSEAIDKAAAILANAKYPILYGWSLTSCEAIELGVALADYIGGVIDNTTGTCHGPGIIGIQDVGESTCTLGEVKHRADLIIYWGANPVHAHPNHMMRYSALSKGRFRATRKDRNVITVDVRKTDTAKISDSFIKVEPNKDYELLSALTAAVKDLEIEQDKVAGVLLEEIENLADIMVNCEFGIIFFGLGITMSSGKSRNIDMALSLVRELNKRTKFLIMPMRGHFNVAGANQVTAWQTGYPFAVDLSKGFPLYNPGDTSAVDILIRDECDAALVVASDPISNFPNQAARNLAKIPLITIDPHVTPTTLCSEVVIPSAHVGIETEGSIYRMDGVVLEARKFIDPPNDIISDVEILQELLKRVKKIRK
- a CDS encoding tRNA CCA-pyrophosphorylase, with product MTSKLLKVNLITGRSLIQGRLKEQGKLSDDYLNNVACCELNQDDLNVLGIEKGQNVKIITNFGSVVVKASLGTQALEKGMAFMPYGPWAEFLVDPKTHSTGMPTFKGINATISAATKEKVLTIEEIVEIIRSK
- a CDS encoding F420-dependent methylenetetrahydromethanopterin dehydrogenase, which translates into the protein MEQVLIGFAKVGNIGSAPLIEFILDERAEREDIDVLVFGSGSKLTPKHASDIAEKVVEPKPNLIILTTPNASLPAPMKAMEKFKEKGIPAVVVSDSPAKRALEKIEELGMGYIIVESDAMIGARREFLDTIEMSLFNADVIRVLSITGVFNILMNEIDALVESIKKGKTINLPKIVVNSEVSVSAANFQNPYAKAKAAAAFEMAEKVGKLSVEGCFKQKDWEQYTATVATAHELIRTAAKLADEAREIEKSNDAVFRNPHSKDGTRAEKRKLMEKPK
- the fhcD gene encoding formylmethanofuran--tetrahydromethanopterin N-formyltransferase, with the translated sequence MADVEIEDTFAEAFPMIAGRVLITAENDDWAMNSARSATGFASSIIMSPAEAGIEGPKASPKKTPDGRPGVYIQVYHRTGREFKVQMLTRIGQCILTCPTTAAFDAIPKAKKRLKLGRMIRYFGDGFQKKDQMAGRDIWRIPVMDGEFIIEDKFGVKRAVAGGNLLIMAKDQMIGLEAAEKAVHAIKGLEGVITPFPGGICRSGSKLGSMKYKLLASTNHPFCPILKNSIEDSMLPAGTGAVYEIVINGLTLNLVKRAMKVGLKAAMDVEGVIKITAVNFGGKLGPFKINLKELL